The Malus domestica chromosome 17, GDT2T_hap1 genome contains the following window.
taagtgcatacaagcatgattccgccttttaattgttaattgcatgctatagatgttgcttaaatgaacatgtttttcacaaaatttccttcatgttCTTCATGGAAGACACTGCATTCACATGGATATTGAAGAAGCAACTGATTGTCACTCTTTCTACCTGCGAAGCTGAATACATAGCTGTTACCTTATGTGTCTGTCATGCAATCTGGCTGAGAAACTTGTTGAAAGAATTAAGCATGCCATAAGAAGAGCCAACAGAGATCTATGTCGACAACAAATCTACAATAGCTTTAGCAAAGAATCCAATATTCCATGACAGGAGCAAACACATAGATACCTGCTATCATTACATAAAAGAGTGTATTGCAAGAAAGGATGTGCAAGTGGAATACGTGTGAAGTCACAAGACCAAGTTGCCGACATATTCACCAAACCACTCAGGTAAGAAGACTTTATCAGATTGAGGAACACAATTGGCGTCACAAGACAAGATTAAGGGGGGATATTgaattgtaatcttgtcttggcccaAGATAATGTATCCAGCCCATGTTGAAAAAGGCAACACAAGCACAATGGATGATTCATGCaaatgctagagaattctagaAAAATCATGTATGTTGAATGCATGCATAAAATATCTATGGTCTTTTGTAGAAAGACCTAGAATCTTGTAAAATTGTGTGGACATTAGGAAAAGCTAGAAAGATCTAGAAATAAGGAAATTTAGCAAACCTTGCCTATAAATAGGTGAGGTGATAAGCTATGTAACAACCAAGAAAGCAAGTAGAGAGAAGTGAGACTGCcaagtgagaagtgagaagaagcaatAAAGCTTCTatgagtgtttgagtgtttcctcttgtactaagtttgtgagtgaataaaaatcttgtgtaatactttgagtattctttctttctcttaccTATCAATTCCGCTACATTACATTCTTCTCtgtgagataaacatctccaaagtagtgaagtctttttaagcctCAACACCCCCATCCCATCTCCTGCTGAAGCAGTAGTAGTTCcattaataatattattgttATGATTCTAGTGATCACAGCTTTGACATAATGACATCTTCTTATCCATACATCGGATAATAACAGGCTGAGCATTGCACTTGTCACAAAGAAGGGAACGAGGGTGTCTGTGTGATAAACCGTTCGCTGAGTGCACACATCCCTCATAGTTAAAGCAAAGGCAAGCCATATCTGATCTACAGTACACAACTTATCAGAAATTGTAATATACTTcattattatttgtttacaaGAGGGAAATCCTCTCTTATAGAGGGCCAAAAACTACACAACTGGTCCTAACAAGCGGACAAGCCAAATGATGATTACATGAGGAAAACATCGAAGAGGAAAATAAGGAGAAAGTGAAAGTAAAGCAAAGTAATGATGGCTAGCTATGAAGTAAAGTAATGATGGTTAGCTATAAAGTAAAGTAATGATGGCTAGCTAGAGGAATAATTACAAGTCTATTGTCTATACCAATAATGTCTAGCAGCTATTGTTGAcattccccctcaagttggtgcatagatgTCATGAATGCCCAACTTGCATAGTGAGTTGTGAAATACTGAACTTGTAACTGCTTTGGTGAGCATGTCCTCTAATTGATCTTCAAATTTAACGAATGGAACTTCAATAAGTCTTGcctcaattttttctttaataaaatgtcTATCCACCTCCACATGTTTGGTTCAATCATGTTGAACCGGATTGTGAGCAATGTCAATTGCAGCCTTGTTGTCACAATGTAGACGCATAGCATGCTTGGGCCTAAATCCCAAAATCTCTTAGTAAATTCTTCATCCAAAGCAGTTCACATACTCCATGTGCCATGCTCCGATATTCTGCTTCAACACTTGATCTAGCAACAACCTTTTGTTTCTTACTACACCAAGAGACTAGATTTCCTCCAACAATAACAAAGTATCCTAATGTTGATCGTCTGTTAGTTACAtcaccagcccaatcagcatcaatGTAGCCTTTAACGtctagatgatcatgttttgaaAACATTAATCATTTCCCAGGAGCTGACTTTAAATACCTCAAGATACGGTTTACAGCATCCATATGTATTTCACTTGGTGCATGCATAAACTGGCTTACCATGCTGACTGCATATGTTATATCTGGTCTAGCATGTGCAAGATATATTAGCTTACCAACAAGTCATATCTCTCTTTGTTGGTAGGTATCTGATCAGGATATTCACCAAGTTTGTGATTCAGCTCAATTGGGGTATCTGTTGGTTTGCATGCTAGCATCCCAGTTTCTGTCAAAATATCAAACATATTTCTGTTGTGATAGAAATATTCCTTGTTATGAGCGGGCCACCTCAATTCCCAAGAAATACTTTAAGGCAccgagatctttcatctcaaattcacttGTTAGATACTTTTGCAGTGCTGCCTTCTCTTCTGGATCATTTCCTGTAACCACCAAGTCATCCACATATACAATAAGAGCAGTGATTTTACCTTTCTTATGCTTTAAGAAAATAGTATGATCTGAGTTGCTTTGCTTTTATCCAAAAAATTTCATCGATTTGGTAAATCTCCCAAACCAAGCTCTCAGTGATTGCTTTAAACCATACAACGACTTTTTTAGTTTACAACATTGTTGGTCTGATTGGGATCCAGCTTGCATCTTGGGGGAAGCTCCATATAAGCTTATTATTCTAAATCTTCATGCAAAAAAGCATTTTTGACATCGAATTGTTGCAAATGCCAATCAAGGTTTGCTGTTAGGGATAAGAGTACACGAATAATGCTTATCTTAGCTGCAGGGGCAAAAGTCTCTCTATAGTCAATGCCATATGTCTGCGTGTAGCCTTTTGCCACTAATCTTGCTTGGTATCACTCAATAGTGCCATCTACATTGAATTTTACTGTGTATATCCACCTGCAACCAACTGATTTCTTCCTCTTGGGTAGGTTAGTTAACTCCCAAGTGGAATTTTTCTGAAGTGCATCCATTTCTTCATTCGTTGCATGAGTCCACCTAGGATCTTTCATAGCATCCTCTACACTACAAGGAATAGATACAGTGGATAATTGATTTACAAATGCCTCACATGATGTAGATAGCTTATGGAGGGACACATGGTTAGCAATTGGGTATTTAACCTTGGCTCTAGGATCAGGATCATATAACTGTTTAGGAATTCCTCGAGATTTTCGAGGGGGAAGTTGATAATTAGTGGACTCAATTTGACTTAACTCAGGTACGATCTCAATAGAATTAGATTGATCAGTTACCTGTTGATTATGTTCAGTGGCTGATTGATCATGTGGTATTGTCGAAGAAGGCAATCCTAAGCCATCTGGACTTAACATTATTGGATGTACTTCTACGTCTGATGTTGGAGTCGATGATTCTGTTTCTGCATGTATTGTTTGATTATAGTCGTCTGCCGACTTATCAACATTTATCTCAGTTTTCGAAATTTTTGCAATTTTAATGTTGCTAATGTCTTGGGTATCCTCTTCAAACATATTATTCTCCTTCTGAAGGGGATACTCAATGTCTCCTTTTGAAAAATATGTTTCTCCTTCTTAAAACTAGACATCTGCAGTGATGTATAGAGTTTGGGTAGAAGGATGAAAACATTTGTATCCCTTTTTTTGTATCAGAATAACCCAAGAATACACACTAGAGGGCACATGGATCAAACTTCCCCCGTTGATGTGGATAAACCTATACATAAGCCACACCCCCAAAGACACGTGGTTCTAAGTTTGGGATATATGGAATGGTGAGAATGTGGTTAAGTGTTTGGAATGGTGTTTGATATTGGAGAGTATTGGACAATGTTCGATTTATGAGGTATGTTGCAGAACACAGTGCCTCCCCCCAAAACTTATGATGCATGTTAGCACCATATAAAGATGCACAAACCACTTATAAGAGATGTCGATTCTTCCTCTCTGCTACACCGTTTTGTTGAGGTGTATAGGCACATGTGGTTTGATGAACAATACCATGTTCTTGCAAATAGTTATGCAGAGCATGATTGACATATTCTCCTCCATTATCACACCTGAGTGTCTGAATTTTCTTGTCAAACTGAGTTGTAACATATTGATGAAAAATATTGAACTTGGTAGGAActtcactcttgtgcttcattaGAAACACCCATGTCATTCTAGTATAGTCATTTATAATGTCACAAACCATCTAAATCCAGAAGTGGTAAGAATTCTAGCAGGACCCCAAACGTCAGAATGAATGACCATGAATGGCACAAAACTTTTATTTAATCTTAATGGATAGGAAACACGATGAATTTTGGTCAAAATACAAATTTCACAATGGAAATCGAATTCTTTGAATTGGAGAAAAAGTTTAGGGAATAAAAGTTTAAGATAACCAAATGAGGGATGTCCTAATCGCCTGTGCCATAACCAAATCTTCTTTATTCAGGTTGATTCGTCTCTGCTTACATGATGCACTTGACTCAATCTATTGCAGCATTCTTCTGTTAAGTCCAAATAATATAGTTTGCCCTTTCGAGTACCACACCCAATCACGGCCCTAGTGAGCAGATCCTGGAAAAGACAATATAGTGGCACAAAAGAAATAGAACAATTAAGGGAGTCAATAATTTAAGAAACAGATAAAAGATCGTAATCTAGGGATGTTACGACTAAGACATGATCAAGATTGAGTGAGGAAGTTAGTGAAAGAAAGCCTTCTCCAGTAACTGGAAAGATTGAACCATTGGCACTGGTAATGAATGTCTGGTTGGCTGTTTTAGTGAGTGAAGAATGTTAGCATCAGATGTCATGTGATATGTGGCACCTGTATTAACAATCCACGATCTATTACAAGTATTAGCGGATGTAGAAATAGATATACCTGAGGTGTTCAAGGCTTTTTGGACATGGTCAGACATCTTGAAAAGACTCAGAAGTGGTGAATGATTCTCTGTTGGGTTCCTTCTTTCTTCATTTGTGAACCCATCCTTCTAGATAGCCAATAATCTCATAACAGCCTTGAATAGTATGATTTTTCAATCCATATTTGGTGCACTGCATAGGTGGTCGATTACGAAATCAATCAGCTGTTGAGGAGTTTATGTTTTGAAGTCGAGGTCCTTATGGTGATCGAGAATTTGTGGTAAAGAGCACAATAGCTTCAGGAATGGTGGCACTTTCTGACATGGTTTCTTGTCGGTTGCTTTCACGTTTGACATGAGAGTATGCCCCTTCAAGACCAGGTTTGGGCTCCATCCTCAAAATCTTACCACGAATTTGATCAAACTTGTTGTCTAATCTTGCAAGAAAAATATACACTCGAAGTCGCTCAATTTCTTGCTGCCTTGATGAGATATAATCTGGGTCCTTCATGTTAGTAAGACTAAGTTGATCAAGTTCTTGAAAAATCTCGGTGAGATTGCTGTAATAGTTAGCAATAGGAGCTCCATTTTGCTTCATGGTAAATGACCTTTTATGAAGATCATAAATTTTGGCTTCATCAGAGCTATCTGAGTAAGTCTTTTTTATGGCATCCCATACCTGCATGGCTGTGTCGTAACGGATGAACCGCTTCATCTGATTGGGTGTCATAGCATCAAATAACTGACTTTTGACTTGGCAATTTTTAGCTCGCCACTTGTTATATAGTGGGTGGGTGATTGCAAGTTGCTTGGTATCACCGGAAAGATGCTCATGTTTTTCTTGACCAGCAATTTTCATCTCTATgacttgatgccataaagcataGTTGTTCTCATCAAGTTCAATTCCTGCAGAGAAATTGGAATTATCATTTTGAATGGTGACCACTTGTTTGGTAAAGTTTGATTCACCTGGTGTGAAAGACTGAATTGGTGGGTCTAATACTTCATCATCACTAGCCATGGTATATGCTTAAGATCAGTGgagttgaaataaaaataaaactgatATGATGATTGAGATATGATATGGTGGAagcttttttctgtttttgaggTTCAAAAGTCAGTCATGATcaactgctctgataccatctcAGAAATTGTAATATACTTcattattatttgtttacaaGAGGGAAGTCCTCTCTTGTAGAGGGCCAAAAACTACACAACTTATCCTAACAAGTGGATAAACCAAATGATGATTACATGAGGAAAACAATAAGGAGAAAGGGAAAGTAAAGCAAAGTAATAATGACTAGCTATAAAGTAAAGTAATGATGGTTAGCTATAAAGTAAAGTAATGATGGCTAGCTAGATGAATAATTACAAGTCTATTGTCTATACCAATAATGTCTAGCAGCTATTGTTGACACAACTGCCCTTTCCACCGCACAGAACACACATAGAGActccatccttttttttttttttttttgaggggatataaaaatatatgaactaaatatatatgaagatgaATAGCTCTCTTCTTTCCTCCTAGCTATAATCTATGACTGGAAATCATAGTTCATTGCAGGAATCAATAGCGTTTTATGGTTTCAAGCTCCAACCACAAAAAAGCTTTCTCttatccttcatcattttcaaacaaacaaacaaaaacaaaacatatcaGCAACATAACATTAATTACAAAATCGCAGATCAAGAAACACAAATATCTAACCAGGAACCTCAATAATATGCTCCAAAACAAGAATAGTGTATAGTTACAAACTGATAGTGAGAAGAACtttattctatttttatttcACTTGGAAAAAATTgcgtaaaatttatttttatatatttatacgtATACATAACATAACTGGAACAACTCATTAGAGTAATTGCAAGCGCTCACCGGCAGGAAATGGAGCGAATTCCTGCCGAAACTATCAAAACAATATCAGCCAGGATCAACAAACATGCATTCCATCGGTGAGCGCATCAAATTCAAGatcttttaattattaaaaatgattttttttaatcgaAAATAAGAAGTATCGACGGTCAGAAAGTACGTAGTAGTAGCAATAAGAAGTCAAAACCTTGACTTTGATGCAGTTCATCAGCTGAGTAAGGAAAAGGTCGCTAGGGTTTCTTTAGGGTTTGTTATTTATGTAAAACTTGTTTGAATGACAATGAGATTGCAACTGGACCACTTGGGTGGCGTTTAACTAGTTATACTAGTTATGCGAAACACAAGGAGTCCGAGAGCTTTAGTATGACAAGAATTGTGGAGTTTTATACGTTGCAGCTATTCTATTTTGATCCTTATCAAATATATACTAGTATATAGAGTCATGATAGGACTAAAACTTATTAAGAGATAGAGATTATCACTCTTTCTGATAATAGGCTGGACCGAGTGAATCTCTAGCTATATGGATGGATATATATAGATGAAGTCCCTGCTTCCTCATGCTCTCTCAAAAATATTATCTAAAACCCTATTCACTTAGAAGAGAGACTTTCGTGTGCTGGAAGTAGAAGACTTCTTCttctattgtttcttcaatgtcGATGCCCTCAGGTAAGTGTCTTGCAGACTATAAACTGGTATTTCTCTAGTTATGATGAATATGATATTAGTTGGTAATCCTAGGGTTGTGTTGGTTTGCTGTGTTGCAgtagcttatttattaatatactgcttacatgtggtatcagagccaaccCAACATGGCTAGGGTTCCTTATTCAATATATGGTTAACTCTTGATATGAATGATCTATATGTTTTGCTCTTGTGTCattaaatgcttccgctgcatACTGACAATTAAATCGTATGATCATGATGTATAATCAATTATTACCATATATTCCCCCAGTTGTGTTTGCTATTCTGTGCAGAGAATAACATTCAAGAATAGTTACAATACTGGGAACTCAATCAAGAAGACCTTTTGGATTCATATCTTATTTGTCAAAAGTCGAACTGATTTTGAGATTTGAATCATAAACAAGAATTTCAACAActaatctgctcaaaagtgtttagTTTGTTGATTTTGGCTTGCTGTCTAAGTAATTGGACATGTGATTTATTTGTATCAAGTGAATAataatctgctcaaaagtgtttattTATTCAAGTTAAACAAATGAATCAATGTATAGTGAAATATTGAATtgacaagattgctttcttcatctgctcaaaagtgttggaGTTATGTAAATTGCCCTTGTGTTCAATATTTTGGCTATGCAAATCTAGTATAAATGGTTTCTGTCCAAAGATGATGCTGTGCTTATACGATTATGTGTTGAGAAGAGATTATATgtaatcttttcttttgtttgctaACACTTAATGACTAACaactataaaattaatatttggttTTTTGCAACTCCTTATATGACATCTCTCAATTTCAACAATATTGAGACTCTGACCGGTTCTAACTACAAGAAGTGGAAGGAGGATGTTGAAATGGTTCTTGGCCTTATGGATCTCGATTTGGCATTAAGGGAGGAAAAACTTGCAGCAATTACTGCAGAGAGCACTGCAGATCATAAGGCAAAGTTTGAAAAATGGGAGAGAACAAACCGAATGTCCCTGATGATTATGAGGAAGGCTATGGCTCCATCAGTTAAAGGGGGTGTTCCGAAACAAGACAATGCAAAAGCTTTCTTGGCTGCAGTTGGGGAAAAATTTAAAGAATCTGACAAGGCTGAAACTGGGACTTTTCTCACTCAAATTACCTCTATGAAATTTGATGGTGAGGGAAGTGTCAGAGAACACATTCTCAAGATGGTTGATCTTGCTCAGAAATTAAAGGATCTCGAAGTACCCATGACTGACCAGTTCTTAGTTCACATGGCCTTGAACTCATTGCCTCCAAAATATGGGCAGCTCAAGGTTTCTTATAACACTCAGAAAGACAAATGGAGCATTGATGAACTGATCACTATGTGTGCGCAAGAAGAAGATCGGCTCAAGAGTGACAAATCAGTAGATGTGAATTTTGTGCAAGGAGAAAAACGCAAAAGGGACTTCACTCAAAGTTCAACCGTGGCTGCtggtaagaagaagaagaaagaaatttcTTCTACTTTTAAAAATACTAACATCATCTCTAAAGGATCTCATAAATTAAAGCCTGTTAACTTTGAAcctgagaaagaaaaagagtgtTATTTTTGCAAAGAAACAGGTCACTTAAGAAAGAACTGCAATGGCTTCAAGAATTGGCTTGTTAAGAAAGGTaatgaaataaatatttttgtgtgtgttgaGTCTAATTTAGTTTATGTTCCTCCTCAAAGTTGGTGGTTTGACACAGGCTGCTCTATTCACATAACTAATTCTTTGCAGGGCTTCTCAAAAACAAGGGTGATAAACAATGAAGTCTACAATGTTTATGTAGAGAATGGCAGCAAAGTTGTTGTCGAATCCATAggaagtgtcaaattagttctTTCCTCTAgctttattttaaatttaagtccAGTACTCTATGTACCTTTCATGAGAAGGAATTTGATTTCTGCATCTAAGTTAGTTAAGTCCGGCTTTACATTTGTGGGTGACAGTCAAAGTGTAAAGTTTTTTCATTCCAATGACTTGAATAAATTGCTTGGTGAAGCGTATCTTAAAGTTGATATGTGGCAAATGAGTTGTACTTATGAGATTGAATGTTTTAATGTTCAAAGTGTTGGTTCAAAACAAGTGCTCACTCATGAAAAAACCTCCATGCTTTGGCACAAAAGGTTGGGGCACATTTATAAAGAAAGAATCATCACACTTACCAAACAAAACTTGTTGCCACAGCTTGATTTCACCAACTTTAAAGAGTGTGTTGattgttttaaaggaaaactcaCCAATACTAGGAAAATAGGGTCAAACCGTAGCCAATCTCTACTAGAAATTATACACACTGATATTTGCGGACCCTTTCCAATTAAAACCATATGTggaaaatcatattttataactttcattgatgatttttcacggtttgcatatgtatttcTGATTTCTGAAAAATCTGAAGCCTTGCATTGTTTTAAAATATTCCGTTTGGAAGTTGAAAAACAACTAGAAAAACACATTAAGATTGTGAGATCCGATAGAGGTGGTGAGTATTTTGGCAGGTTCACTGAGGCTGGATAAAACAAAGGACCGTTTGCAGCTTATCTTGAACAAAATGGCATCGTGGCCCAGTATACCACTCCTGGGACTCCACACCAGAATGGAGTTGCTGAACGAAGGAATCGAACCCTGAAAGACATGATCAGATCCATGTTTGCACATTCAAAGCTTCCAATGTTTCTTTGGGGTGAAGCACTGAAAACTGCAAACTATATATTGAACCGTGTACCAAGCAAGTCCGTAGACATGGTTCCATTTGAAGCTTGGACTGGAAGGAAACCGAGCTTTCATCACTTTcgtgtatggggttgtaatgcTGAGGCCAGATTCTATAATCCAACAGAGAAAAAACTCGATCCAAGGACCACCAGTTGCAAGTTCATTAGGTATTCTGAGAAGTCTAAAGGGTATAAGTTCTATTGCCCTAACAGTCACTCGAGGGTTATGGAAACTCATAATGCAAGATTTCTTGAAGATGAGGATGAAACTGACATCAAAATATCAGCAGCTACATTCT
Protein-coding sequences here:
- the LOC139193318 gene encoding uncharacterized protein; the protein is MASDDEVLDPPIQSFTPGESNFTKQVVTIQNDNSNFSAGIELDENNYALWHQVIEMKIAGQEKHEHLSGDTKQLAITHPLYNKWRAKNCQVKSQLFDAMTPNQMKRFIRYDTAMQVWDAIKKTYSDSSDEAKIYDLHKRSFTMKQNGAPIANYYSNLTEIFQELDQLSLTNMKDPDYISSRQQEIERLRVYIFLARLDNKFDQIRGKILRMEPKPGLEGAYSHVKRESNRQETMSESATIPEAIVLFTTNSRSP